In Rhodanobacter humi, the genomic stretch ATGGCAGCGTTCCGCCTTCTCATAATTCGAAAATATGCAATGCAATATTGGATCATGTCTAGGAGTAGCGCGGAAAGCGCAAACTCTGCGATTGCTAATAACTCTCCCTTAGGAATTTTTCCTAGTAGCGCTGGTGAGTCCTTGCCGCCAGATAAGAACAGCCACGTCACCGCGAGGACGCCAAGGGAGTTGATCCTCACTTGCGCCGAAATTTGAGCGCTGAGGATGTCGAGTCGCTGTCCTGCTTCCTTTAGAGTCGCCATAATCAGTTTTCTCGCTTCTCCCAATAGGCAATTCTACGTGTATTCCTCGATGCTTGTTTCCGTAGGACTGCGCTGCGGCAGTGCGCAGCGCAGTCCCATTTGCTCTTGATCATTCCGCTACTCGTTACACTGATTTCTTGGCTGCTGGCTTTTTAGCCACAGCCTTCTTGGCTACCCGTTTCTTCGCTGCAGCCTTCTTGGCCGCCGCCTTCTTGGCTGCGGGTTTCCTCGCCACAACCTTCTTCGCTGCAGGCTTCTTGGCTACCCGTTTCTTCGCTGCAGCCTTCTTGGCCGCCGCCTTCTTGGCTGCTGCCGGCTTCCTCGCCGCTGTCCGCTTCGCCGCCTTCTTCGGTCTCGTACCAGCGGTGACCGTCTGCGAGCGTTTTACCTTACGAGGTTTTGCGGGGTCGGTGGCTTCATCAGCGACGAGCGGGCCACCCCAATCATCGTCACCGGTATCAATTGAACTCATTCTGCCCCTCCGTTCCCTTGTGATTGAGCCAAGAAATCGAACTTGATGCTTTATGTCATCGACAGCGAGCTTGGAAACTTCCGCTCGGTTGTGAGCCAGTGCTTAGGTTAGATGCCGTCGAAATGGCTTCGGTCTGTCCGATAGGTGTTGGTTGACCCTTGGAGCACTTCTGGATGAGCGCTGATGAACATCAGAGCCTCGTCCGTGATGTTATGGTCGAATCCCGAAAGGAGGCTCCCCTGATTTGCAGCGCGATAAATAACGCCACTCATTACTAAGCCGTTTACGGTGCCGTCGTCGATCTTTAAGCGATTGGATCGGGTGTTCTTGGCGAGGTAGTACCGGAGTATTTGCTTTTCGCCCTCGGTGAGGTCGTATAGGCGATCGTGCAGGCGCGCCCGTCGCTTTCTCTCCTGCCTCGCTTGCTGAAACGCGTTGATGGGGATCAGAGCAATCCAGACACTCAGCGTGCTTAGGCTTGCGATGAGGGTGACGCCGAACCATCCGCGATATGAATGGATAACGCCATCTAAGCCGAGAGTGCGCTGCGTACTTTCCGGTAGGAAAACAAGCAGCCCGGCTCCGAGCGCGATCGCTACTAGGTATCGCGGCGCCAGTTTGAGGAATTCGATCAACCCCTTCCAAACGTCCATGCTTAGCACCCCCTGAGGTTCCATTGTTGCACTTCTTTTTGCGCGCGCAATCCTATGCGCGCCCATCGTCGGTCAGGTGCTGCCTAGGCCAAGATCGCGGCAGGAAACGAAGGCTTTGTTGGTCTCACCTGCACGGCGCAGCTTCTCCTCAAGCACTCGCACCAGGGAGAGCCGATTGTGCACGATCTCGTAGAGGTCCAGGCCGTCCATGCAGATGATGTTGGTTCGCCGGCCCGACCCGAACGCATCTAGCCCTTCCTGTGTGAACCCGGATTCGGAGATAAAGAGGCCACGGGCCCACTCCGCCTTGCCGCCTACCTTGCCCGAAAACGTCAGTAGATCAGCGACACC encodes the following:
- a CDS encoding superinfection exclusion B family protein, giving the protein MDVWKGLIEFLKLAPRYLVAIALGAGLLVFLPESTQRTLGLDGVIHSYRGWFGVTLIASLSTLSVWIALIPINAFQQARQERKRRARLHDRLYDLTEGEKQILRYYLAKNTRSNRLKIDDGTVNGLVMSGVIYRAANQGSLLSGFDHNITDEALMFISAHPEVLQGSTNTYRTDRSHFDGI